From a region of the Zingiber officinale cultivar Zhangliang chromosome 10B, Zo_v1.1, whole genome shotgun sequence genome:
- the LOC122029478 gene encoding ADP-ribosylation factor 1-like, with product MGLTFAKLFSRLFAKKEMRILMVGLDAAGKTTILYKLKLGEIVTTIPTIGFNVETVEYKNISFTVWDVGGQDKIRPLWRHYFQNTQGLIFVVDSNDRDRVVEARDELHRMLNEDELRDAVLLVFANKQDLPNAMNAAEITDKLGLHSLRQRHWYIQSTCATSGEGLYEGLDWLSSNIASK from the exons ATGGGGCTCACTTTCGCAAAGCTCTTTAGCCGCCTGTTTGCTAAGAAGGAGATGAGAATTCTGATGGTTGGGCTTGATGCTGCTGGTAAAACGACGATCCTTTACAAGCTCAAGCTCGGCGAGATTGTCACCACCATTCCAACTATCG GATTCAATGTGGAGACTGTTGAGTACAAAAACATCAGTTTCACTGTATGGGATGTTGGTGGTCAGGACAAG ATCAGACCTCTCTGGAGGCATTACTTCCAGAACACACAAGGACTTATTTTTGTTGTTGATAGCAATGACCGAGATCGTGTTGTTGAGGCAAGAGATGAACTCCACAGAATGCTTAATGAG GATGAGTTAAGGGATGCTGTCTTGCTTGTGTTTGCTAACAAACAAGACCTTCCAAATGCAATGAATGCTGCTGAAATAACTGATAAGCTTGGCCTCCATTCTCTCCGTCAGCGTCACTG gTACATACAAAGTACGTGTGCTACATCCGGTGAGGGGTTGTATGAAGGGCTTGATTGGCTCTCCAGCAACATCGCCAGCAAG TAA